In Providencia zhijiangensis, a single window of DNA contains:
- the leuE gene encoding leucine efflux protein LeuE: protein MLENLGITNLWTYLIGVIFITLVPGPNSLFVLTSSAKYGVKNGYKAALGVFTGDALLIFLSFLGVASLVKTSPIFFSVIKYAGAAYLFYLGIKTLYSVLHKKESAADVDGIILETKGTYKKAVFLSLLNPKMIIFYVSFFIQFIDPAYPSAGVPFFVLGVILEACSMFYLSMLIFGAVAVTNMVKHNKKLSKFSNSCIGAVFLMFGAKLALTA, encoded by the coding sequence ATGCTTGAAAATTTAGGTATTACAAACTTATGGACTTATCTTATCGGTGTGATTTTTATTACATTGGTACCAGGCCCTAATTCTCTATTTGTTTTAACGAGTAGTGCAAAATATGGTGTGAAAAATGGTTATAAAGCAGCACTTGGTGTATTTACTGGTGATGCATTGCTCATTTTTTTATCATTTTTAGGTGTTGCGTCTTTAGTCAAAACGTCTCCTATATTCTTTAGCGTGATCAAATATGCAGGTGCTGCCTATCTATTTTACTTAGGTATTAAAACGTTATACTCAGTATTGCATAAAAAAGAATCTGCAGCAGACGTTGATGGGATCATATTAGAAACAAAAGGGACTTATAAGAAAGCTGTCTTTTTAAGTTTGCTAAATCCAAAAATGATCATTTTTTATGTTTCATTCTTCATTCAATTTATTGATCCAGCGTACCCAAGTGCAGGGGTGCCGTTTTTTGTGCTCGGCGTGATATTAGAAGCATGCAGCATGTTTTATCTATCAATGCTGATATTTGGTGCTGTTGCAGTGACCAACATGGTAAAACACAATAAAAAACTATCAAAATTTTCAAATAGCTGTATTGGTGCCGTCTTTTTAATGTTCGGTGCGAAATTAGCATTAACAGCCTAA
- a CDS encoding tetratricopeptide repeat protein — MHILGLLIYFIPAIYFAVHSIKSNQNSYWLFILFVFPILGSVVYALVIWMPAMRYSRHGYKLERAIKKQLAPNKSINQALKEYELNPTTNSCVTLADAYTDKGDYQNAIKYYQESLQGINQYSPDIMLKYADVLYEAGEYARCKETLDLLCEKNPTFNSNAGHFLYARSLVRLGLVTEADNEFRALLSHRDHIEYKVAYAEFLFEQKRVIEAMPLIDEVIKTYSLLPKAAQNYNKHWYQTAVKLKNSKLIE, encoded by the coding sequence ATGCACATTCTGGGATTATTAATCTATTTTATTCCTGCGATTTATTTTGCGGTCCATTCAATAAAGAGTAATCAAAATTCTTATTGGTTGTTCATTTTATTTGTTTTCCCAATCTTGGGTTCAGTTGTTTATGCGCTAGTCATTTGGATGCCAGCTATGCGTTATTCCCGTCATGGGTATAAGTTAGAAAGAGCGATTAAAAAACAATTAGCACCCAATAAAAGCATTAATCAAGCTCTAAAAGAGTATGAATTAAATCCGACCACGAATAGCTGTGTAACACTAGCTGATGCATATACCGATAAAGGTGACTATCAAAATGCGATTAAATACTATCAAGAATCACTGCAAGGAATTAATCAGTATTCACCGGATATTATGTTGAAATATGCAGATGTACTGTATGAAGCGGGGGAATACGCGCGTTGTAAAGAGACGCTAGACTTATTGTGTGAAAAAAATCCAACGTTCAACTCGAATGCGGGGCATTTTTTATATGCTCGTTCTTTAGTACGCTTAGGGTTGGTTACAGAAGCTGATAATGAGTTTCGTGCCTTATTAAGTCATCGTGATCATATTGAATACAAGGTTGCTTACGCTGAGTTTTTATTTGAACAAAAACGAGTAATTGAAGCGATGCCACTAATTGATGAAGTGATTAAAACCTATTCACTTTTACCCAAAGCGGCACAGAATTATAATAAGCACTGGTATCAAACGGCTGTAAAACTAAAAAACAGTAAGTTAATAGAGTAA